The following are encoded together in the Actinoplanes sp. N902-109 genome:
- a CDS encoding sugar porter family MFS transporter, translating to MSRNEQDTAAATRLTGSIVVVALVSAISGLLYGYDTGIISGALLQIGDDFGIGHVWEQVIAASILVGAVIGALTCSRLSERRGRHGTLLLIGIVFVAGSLAASLSPDPILLSLSRLVLGFAVGGATQTAPVYVAELAPTAYRGRLVLFFQIAIGVGIVIATIVGAAEVIDWRVAIGMAAAPAALMFVLMLRLPESPRWLAREGQLDKAEQALSRVRETGSDLSTELAEIRANVEEEQQASTRGWAGLKAAWVRPALVVGCGLAVFTQLSGIEMIVYYTPTILTDNGFSDSTALRVSVALGLTYLITQLIGLAIIDRVGRRRLTLVTLPFAALSLIVLGTFFVTGNDGKSMVPWIVATLVAFMAFTAGGIQLMGWLTGSEIYPLATRAAGAAAQSASLWGTNVLITLSLLSLMNAIGTGQTFYLYALFNIVAFGFLFRKMPELTGRSLEEIEDHLSRGRFAPADFR from the coding sequence ATGAGCCGCAACGAGCAGGACACCGCCGCAGCGACGCGGCTCACCGGGTCGATCGTCGTGGTCGCGCTGGTGTCGGCGATCTCGGGGCTGCTCTACGGGTACGACACCGGGATCATCTCGGGTGCGCTGCTGCAGATCGGCGACGACTTCGGCATCGGGCACGTCTGGGAGCAGGTGATCGCCGCCTCGATCCTGGTCGGCGCGGTGATCGGCGCGCTGACCTGCAGCCGGTTGTCCGAGCGCCGGGGCCGGCACGGCACGCTGCTGCTGATCGGCATCGTTTTCGTGGCCGGTTCGCTGGCGGCGTCGCTGTCGCCCGACCCGATCCTGCTGTCGCTGAGCCGCCTGGTGCTCGGCTTCGCCGTCGGCGGCGCCACGCAGACTGCGCCGGTGTACGTGGCCGAGCTCGCCCCGACCGCCTACCGCGGCCGGCTGGTGCTGTTCTTCCAGATCGCGATCGGGGTCGGCATCGTCATCGCGACCATCGTGGGTGCCGCCGAGGTCATCGACTGGCGGGTCGCGATCGGCATGGCCGCCGCACCCGCGGCGCTCATGTTCGTGCTGATGCTACGGCTGCCCGAGAGCCCCCGCTGGCTGGCCCGCGAGGGGCAGCTCGACAAGGCCGAGCAGGCTCTTTCCCGGGTACGGGAAACCGGCAGCGACCTGAGCACCGAGCTGGCCGAGATCCGGGCCAACGTCGAGGAGGAACAGCAGGCCAGCACCCGCGGATGGGCCGGGTTGAAGGCGGCCTGGGTGCGCCCGGCCCTGGTCGTCGGTTGTGGCCTGGCGGTGTTTACCCAGCTGTCCGGCATCGAGATGATCGTCTACTACACGCCGACGATTCTCACCGACAACGGCTTCTCGGACTCGACGGCGCTGCGGGTCTCGGTCGCCCTCGGGCTGACGTACCTGATCACCCAGCTGATCGGCCTGGCGATCATCGACCGGGTGGGCCGGCGCCGGCTGACCCTGGTGACCCTGCCGTTCGCCGCGCTGTCGCTGATCGTGCTGGGCACGTTCTTCGTCACCGGCAACGACGGCAAGTCGATGGTGCCGTGGATCGTCGCCACCCTGGTCGCGTTCATGGCGTTCACCGCCGGTGGCATCCAGCTGATGGGCTGGCTCACCGGCTCGGAGATCTACCCGCTGGCCACCCGGGCGGCGGGCGCCGCGGCGCAGTCGGCGTCGCTGTGGGGCACCAACGTGCTGATCACCTTGTCGTTGCTCAGCCTGATGAACGCGATCGGCACCGGCCAGACGTTCTACCTGTACGCGCTGTTCAACATCGTCGCTTTCGGGTTCCTGTTCCGGAAGATGCCGGAGCTGACCGGCCGCAGCCTGGAGGAGATCGAGGATCACCTCTCGCGCGGCCGGTTCGCCCCGGCTGACTTCCGCTAG
- a CDS encoding NADP-dependent oxidoreductase, with amino-acid sequence MSEHTTMNAVRQHSFGGPEVLTVEQVERPAAQPTEVLVRVHAAGVNPVDVKTRAGSGMAGVLGTPPVILGWDVAGVVEEAGFGVTTLAAGDKVYGMPWFPRQAGAYAEYVTAPSRQFARMPAGVSFEQAAAVPLAGLTAWQALVDTADLQPGRRVLITAAAGGVGHFAVQLAKHLGAHVIAVAGPRNQQWLTDLGADEVLDYTAGPFEKSVGDVDVVLDLVGDAVDATSTRSLHTLRTGGLLIAVPSGVSPDLAAAAAAAGVRATGILVEPDGPALASIATLIEQGAITVEVAATFPLAEAAAAHRTLEEGHTRGKVVLTVA; translated from the coding sequence ATGAGCGAGCACACCACCATGAACGCCGTCCGCCAGCACAGCTTCGGCGGCCCCGAGGTCCTGACCGTCGAGCAGGTCGAACGCCCCGCTGCCCAGCCCACCGAGGTACTGGTCCGGGTGCACGCGGCAGGCGTCAACCCGGTCGACGTCAAGACCCGTGCGGGCAGCGGGATGGCCGGGGTGCTCGGGACGCCGCCGGTCATCCTCGGCTGGGACGTGGCCGGGGTGGTCGAGGAGGCCGGGTTCGGCGTCACCACCCTGGCCGCCGGCGACAAGGTGTACGGCATGCCGTGGTTCCCGCGGCAGGCCGGCGCCTACGCCGAGTACGTCACCGCACCGTCGCGCCAGTTCGCCCGGATGCCCGCCGGTGTCAGCTTCGAGCAGGCCGCCGCGGTGCCGCTGGCCGGGCTGACCGCTTGGCAGGCGCTGGTCGACACCGCCGACCTCCAGCCCGGCCGGCGGGTGCTGATCACCGCGGCGGCCGGCGGTGTCGGGCACTTCGCCGTCCAGCTCGCCAAGCACCTGGGCGCGCACGTGATCGCCGTGGCCGGCCCGCGCAACCAGCAGTGGCTCACCGACCTCGGCGCCGACGAGGTCCTCGACTACACCGCCGGGCCGTTCGAGAAGTCCGTGGGCGACGTCGATGTGGTGCTCGACCTGGTCGGGGACGCGGTCGACGCCACCAGCACCCGGTCCCTGCACACGCTGCGGACGGGTGGGCTGCTGATCGCCGTACCGTCCGGGGTGTCGCCCGACCTCGCCGCCGCAGCCGCCGCGGCCGGGGTGCGCGCCACCGGCATCCTGGTCGAGCCGGACGGCCCGGCGCTGGCCAGCATCGCCACCCTGATCGAACAGGGCGCCATCACCGTCGAGGTCGCCGCGACGTTCCCGCTCGCCGAGGCAGCCGCGGCGCACCGCACCCTCGAGGAGGGCCACACCCGCGGCAAGGTGGTCCTCACGGTCGCCTGA
- a CDS encoding GlxA family transcriptional regulator, with amino-acid sequence MPHRVAVLALDGVIPFDLGIPARVLGAAQDPAGAPCYEVVTCSLDGGPVATNAGFTIQVSHDRRALAGADTVVVATQEPGTAMLTAGEGDAAVLDVLRSLRPGTRVVSTCTSAFVLAAAGLLDGLAATTHWSLSDRLAALFPAVEVRPDVLFVDAGRILTSAGAAAGIDLFLHIVRTDHGAAVANAAARRCVVAPWRDGGQAQFIAHPTPPASSTGTGPTRAWALTRLDQPLTLADLAAHAAMTKRTFSRRFVAEVGVTPLQWLIAQRVDRARTLLESSDLPVERIAAQAGFGSATLLRQHLHAALGVTPQHYRRTFQAPVR; translated from the coding sequence ATGCCGCATCGTGTCGCCGTGCTCGCCCTCGACGGAGTCATCCCCTTCGACCTGGGCATCCCGGCGCGGGTGCTGGGCGCGGCGCAGGACCCCGCCGGTGCGCCGTGCTACGAGGTCGTCACCTGCTCGCTGGACGGCGGGCCGGTCGCCACCAACGCCGGGTTCACCATCCAGGTGAGCCACGACCGGCGGGCGCTCGCCGGGGCCGACACCGTCGTGGTCGCCACCCAGGAGCCGGGCACGGCCATGCTGACCGCGGGGGAGGGCGACGCGGCGGTGCTGGACGTGCTGCGGTCCCTGCGCCCCGGCACCCGGGTGGTGAGCACGTGCACGTCGGCGTTCGTGCTGGCCGCGGCCGGTCTGCTGGACGGGCTGGCGGCCACCACGCACTGGTCGCTGAGCGACCGGCTCGCCGCGCTGTTCCCGGCCGTCGAGGTGCGCCCCGACGTGCTGTTCGTCGATGCCGGGCGGATTCTCACCTCGGCCGGGGCGGCGGCCGGGATCGACCTGTTCCTGCACATCGTCCGCACCGATCACGGCGCGGCGGTGGCCAACGCCGCGGCCCGCCGCTGCGTGGTGGCGCCGTGGCGGGACGGCGGCCAGGCCCAGTTCATCGCCCACCCGACCCCACCGGCGTCCTCGACCGGCACCGGCCCGACCCGGGCCTGGGCGCTGACCCGGCTCGACCAGCCGCTCACCCTGGCCGACCTGGCCGCCCACGCGGCCATGACCAAGCGCACCTTCAGCCGCCGCTTCGTCGCCGAGGTGGGCGTGACCCCGCTGCAATGGCTGATCGCACAACGCGTCGACCGGGCGCGCACCCTGCTGGAGAGCAGCGACCTGCCGGTCGAGCGGATCGCCGCGCAGGCCGGTTTCGGCAGCGCGACGCTGTTGCGCCAGCACCTGCACGCGGCGCTGGGCGTCACACCGCAGCACTACCGCCGCACGTTCCAGGCCCCGGTGCGGTGA
- a CDS encoding LysR family transcriptional regulator gives MDMDLRKVRYFVAVAEVENFSRAAETLHIAQPVLSRQIRSLEQDLKVRLFERDTRGTQLTVAGRAFLADARTLLSTADTAQRRVRDAAGQRTLTIGFAPGVIITAAVRELSRRHPEVSVEVYRSDWTDQTGIVRDGQVDVGYLRLPADVHGLTVEPLFTEPRVVLLPADHRLAGKDTIAVADLAAEHLLQDPDTLPEWRDIALELRGHRPRRPVPPLRTVEEKLEYIAAGSGVAVLPLSVATSYHRPDVAHVRVDDLAPTQVSLAWDSTRSSDLVQEYVSIVLAG, from the coding sequence ATGGATATGGATCTGCGCAAGGTGCGGTACTTCGTCGCCGTCGCCGAGGTGGAGAACTTCAGCCGCGCGGCCGAGACGCTGCACATCGCCCAGCCCGTCCTGTCCCGTCAGATCCGGTCGCTCGAGCAGGACCTCAAGGTACGGCTGTTCGAGCGCGACACCCGCGGCACCCAGCTGACCGTGGCCGGGCGAGCCTTCCTGGCCGACGCGCGCACCCTGCTGTCCACCGCGGACACCGCGCAACGCCGGGTCCGCGACGCCGCCGGTCAGCGCACCCTGACCATCGGCTTCGCCCCGGGCGTGATCATCACCGCCGCGGTGCGCGAGCTCTCCCGCCGCCATCCCGAGGTCTCCGTCGAGGTGTACCGGTCCGACTGGACCGATCAGACCGGCATCGTCCGCGACGGCCAGGTCGACGTGGGCTATCTGCGGCTGCCCGCGGACGTCCACGGCCTCACGGTCGAACCGCTGTTCACCGAGCCGCGGGTGGTCCTGCTGCCGGCCGATCACCGGCTGGCGGGCAAGGACACCATCGCCGTCGCCGACCTGGCCGCCGAGCACCTGCTGCAGGACCCGGACACCCTGCCGGAGTGGCGTGACATCGCCTTGGAGCTGCGCGGTCACCGGCCGCGCCGGCCGGTGCCGCCGCTGCGGACGGTGGAGGAGAAACTCGAGTACATCGCCGCGGGCAGCGGCGTCGCCGTGCTCCCCCTGTCCGTGGCCACGTCCTACCACCGCCCCGACGTCGCCCACGTCCGGGTCGACGACCTCGCCCCCACCCAGGTCAGCCTGGCCTGGGACAGCACCCGCAGCAGCGACCTCGTCCAGGAGTACGTCTCGATCGTCCTCGCCGGCTGA
- a CDS encoding 2Fe-2S iron-sulfur cluster-binding protein yields MAININGTPHDPPDDPRVSLLDHLRERLGMPGTKKGCDQGACGACTVLADGERILSCLALAVQYDGRAITTIEGLATGDGLHPLQQAFIDEDGFQCGYCTPGQICSAVGMAAEARRGVPSQVTADLTAERIELGHDELRERMSGNLCRCGAHNGIVAAIGRTYAPEAVR; encoded by the coding sequence ATGGCGATCAACATCAATGGCACGCCGCACGACCCGCCGGACGACCCGCGGGTGTCGCTGCTCGACCATCTGCGCGAGCGGCTCGGGATGCCGGGCACCAAGAAGGGCTGCGACCAGGGCGCCTGCGGTGCCTGCACGGTGCTGGCCGACGGTGAGCGGATCCTGTCCTGCCTGGCCCTGGCGGTGCAGTACGACGGGCGGGCGATCACCACGATCGAGGGGCTGGCCACCGGTGACGGCCTGCACCCGCTGCAGCAGGCCTTCATCGACGAGGACGGCTTCCAGTGCGGCTACTGCACCCCGGGGCAGATCTGCTCCGCGGTCGGCATGGCCGCGGAAGCCCGCCGTGGGGTGCCCAGCCAGGTCACCGCGGACCTGACGGCCGAGCGCATCGAGCTCGGCCACGACGAGCTGAGGGAACGGATGAGTGGCAACCTGTGCCGCTGCGGCGCGCACAACGGCATCGTCGCGGCGATCGGACGCACCTACGCCCCGGAGGCCGTACGGTGA
- a CDS encoding xanthine dehydrogenase family protein subunit M: MKSFVYARATDATDALTRGAAEGARYLGGGTNLVDLMRETIEQPTALVDITALPATIEETPGGGLLIGAAVRNTALAEHRAVRTRFPMLTRAVVAGASAQIRNMATVGGNLLQRTRCAYFYDTGGSRCNKRHPGQGCDAIDGFNRSHAILGTSPSCVATHPSDLCVALAALDAVVHLAGRDGERTVFLVELHRLPGEHPEIETVLRPGELITAVEVPPLAFAARSTYRKVRDRSSYAFALVSVAAALEVREGAVHDVRLALGGVATKPWRASRAEEALRGRPATAESFAAAAHAELAGARPLDGNGFKVDLTVRTVTAVLEQLRGAEA; the protein is encoded by the coding sequence GTGAAATCCTTTGTGTACGCCCGCGCCACCGACGCCACGGACGCGCTGACCCGGGGCGCGGCCGAGGGCGCGCGGTATCTCGGCGGCGGCACCAACCTGGTCGACCTGATGCGCGAGACCATCGAGCAGCCCACCGCGCTGGTCGACATCACCGCGTTGCCCGCGACGATCGAGGAGACCCCCGGCGGCGGGTTGCTCATCGGGGCGGCGGTGCGCAACACCGCACTCGCCGAGCACCGGGCGGTGCGCACCCGGTTCCCGATGCTGACCCGGGCCGTCGTGGCCGGCGCCTCGGCCCAGATCCGCAACATGGCCACGGTCGGCGGCAACCTGCTGCAGCGCACCCGGTGCGCCTACTTCTACGACACCGGGGGGTCGCGCTGCAACAAGCGTCACCCGGGCCAGGGCTGCGACGCGATCGACGGCTTCAACCGCTCGCACGCGATCCTGGGCACCTCACCGTCCTGTGTGGCCACCCATCCCTCGGACCTGTGTGTCGCCCTGGCCGCGCTCGACGCTGTCGTGCACCTGGCCGGCCGCGACGGCGAGCGGACCGTATTCCTGGTCGAGCTGCACCGGCTGCCCGGCGAGCATCCGGAGATCGAGACGGTGCTGCGGCCCGGGGAGCTGATCACCGCGGTCGAGGTGCCACCGCTCGCCTTCGCCGCCCGTTCCACCTACCGCAAGGTCCGCGACCGGTCCAGCTATGCGTTCGCCCTGGTCTCGGTGGCTGCTGCGCTGGAGGTACGGGAGGGTGCCGTGCACGACGTCCGGCTGGCCCTCGGTGGTGTCGCCACCAAGCCCTGGCGGGCGTCGCGGGCCGAGGAGGCGCTGCGCGGCCGGCCCGCCACGGCGGAGAGCTTCGCGGCAGCGGCCCACGCCGAACTGGCCGGGGCCAGGCCGCTGGACGGCAACGGGTTCAAGGTCGATCTGACCGTACGGACGGTGACCGCCGTTCTCGAGCAGCTGAGAGGGGCCGAGGCATGA
- a CDS encoding xanthine dehydrogenase family protein molybdopterin-binding subunit produces the protein MSTDSSAVALGPESWGPGAGPDPLTGRKRGLVGAQVSRVDGPLKVQGGARFAAEIPLAGMVHAALAFSTVARGRITALDTSAAQAAPGVVLVMTHENAPRLNPAPAFLAAELGAAGDDVPILQDDEIHWNGQPIAVVLAETREQADHAASLIEATYAAGPAVTSFAQAKAAGVQDGRFAGMPLAFRSGDAEAALAGAAYRVDVTYRTPRHNHNAIELHAATLAWDGDELIVHDATQAVKHTAWTLAQVFGIDPDRVHVTSPYVGGGFGGKGLWQHQILAAAAARVAGRPVRIMLSRAGVYRVVGGRAATEQRVAIGADADGTFRAMIHTGTTVKTRHNYLPEPFIFPTMCLYQAGSFDLGVQVVEMDMLANTFMRAPGESVGSFALESAIDELAERIGLDPVELRLRNEPAADPVSGQQFSSRHLVECYRTGAERFGWDRRDARPRSRREGEWLVGLGTATATYPYHRMPGGAARITLSRDGHARVEVAAHDMGMGTATAQAQITAERLGLPLDRVTVTYGDSSFPGLVLAGGSQQTASIGSAVIAAQRELVAELLKLAGDDSPLSGLDRDEVGAADGGLADLTDPAARESYTDLLDRAGRDEVSAEATAPPPVEAQNWSMHSYGALFCEVRVNAVTGEIRVPRFLGSFDCGRIINGKTAASQFRGGIIMGLGLALMEQTLFDERTGRIMNPSLSEYHVPVHLDVPAIEVMWTDIADPHAPMGARGIGEIGITGVGAAVANAVHNATGTRVRDLPITLDKVL, from the coding sequence ATGAGCACCGACAGCAGCGCCGTCGCGCTGGGTCCGGAGAGCTGGGGGCCGGGCGCCGGGCCGGACCCGCTGACCGGGCGCAAGCGTGGCCTGGTGGGCGCACAGGTGTCCCGGGTGGACGGGCCGCTCAAGGTGCAAGGTGGCGCCCGGTTCGCCGCCGAGATCCCGCTGGCCGGCATGGTCCACGCGGCGCTGGCGTTCAGCACGGTCGCCCGCGGCCGGATCACCGCCCTCGACACCAGCGCCGCGCAGGCCGCACCGGGGGTCGTGCTGGTGATGACGCACGAGAACGCACCGCGGCTGAACCCGGCACCGGCCTTCCTCGCCGCCGAGCTGGGTGCGGCCGGCGACGACGTGCCGATCCTGCAGGACGACGAGATCCACTGGAACGGCCAGCCGATCGCCGTGGTGCTCGCCGAGACGCGCGAGCAGGCCGACCACGCCGCGTCGCTGATCGAGGCCACGTACGCGGCCGGACCGGCGGTCACCTCCTTCGCGCAGGCCAAGGCTGCCGGTGTGCAGGACGGCCGGTTCGCGGGTATGCCGCTGGCGTTCCGCTCCGGCGACGCCGAGGCGGCGCTGGCCGGAGCCGCGTACCGGGTCGACGTCACCTATCGCACCCCGCGGCACAACCACAACGCGATCGAGCTGCATGCGGCCACCCTCGCCTGGGACGGTGACGAGCTGATCGTGCACGACGCCACCCAGGCGGTGAAGCACACCGCCTGGACGCTGGCCCAGGTCTTCGGCATCGACCCGGACCGGGTGCACGTCACCTCCCCGTACGTGGGCGGGGGTTTCGGGGGCAAGGGTCTGTGGCAGCACCAGATCCTCGCCGCGGCGGCAGCCCGGGTGGCCGGCCGGCCGGTGCGCATCATGCTGTCGCGGGCCGGGGTCTACCGGGTGGTCGGCGGGCGCGCCGCGACCGAGCAGCGGGTGGCCATCGGCGCGGATGCCGACGGCACGTTCCGCGCGATGATCCACACCGGCACGACGGTCAAGACCCGGCACAACTACCTGCCCGAGCCGTTCATCTTCCCGACCATGTGCCTGTACCAGGCCGGCAGCTTCGACCTGGGCGTCCAGGTGGTCGAGATGGACATGCTGGCCAACACGTTCATGCGGGCACCCGGCGAGTCCGTCGGCAGCTTCGCGCTGGAGAGCGCGATCGACGAGCTGGCCGAGCGGATCGGCCTGGACCCGGTCGAGCTGCGGTTGCGCAACGAGCCCGCCGCCGACCCGGTCTCCGGGCAGCAGTTCTCGTCGCGGCACCTGGTCGAGTGCTACCGCACCGGCGCCGAACGCTTCGGCTGGGACCGGCGCGACGCCCGGCCCCGCAGCCGCCGCGAGGGCGAGTGGCTCGTCGGGCTGGGCACCGCCACCGCGACCTACCCCTACCACCGGATGCCCGGCGGCGCGGCGCGGATCACCCTCAGCCGCGACGGTCACGCCCGCGTCGAGGTCGCGGCGCACGACATGGGCATGGGTACGGCGACCGCCCAGGCGCAGATCACCGCGGAGCGGCTCGGCCTCCCGCTCGACCGGGTCACCGTCACCTACGGCGACTCGTCGTTCCCGGGGCTGGTGCTGGCCGGCGGGTCGCAGCAGACCGCGTCGATCGGCAGCGCGGTGATCGCGGCTCAGCGCGAGCTGGTGGCCGAGCTGCTCAAGCTGGCCGGGGACGACTCGCCGTTGTCCGGGCTCGACCGCGACGAGGTGGGTGCGGCCGACGGCGGGCTGGCCGACCTGACCGACCCGGCGGCCCGGGAGAGCTACACCGACCTGCTCGACCGGGCCGGGCGCGACGAGGTGAGCGCCGAGGCCACCGCGCCGCCGCCGGTGGAGGCGCAGAACTGGTCCATGCACTCGTACGGGGCGTTGTTCTGCGAGGTGCGGGTCAACGCGGTCACCGGGGAGATCCGGGTGCCGCGCTTCCTCGGCTCGTTCGACTGCGGGCGCATCATCAACGGCAAGACGGCGGCCAGCCAGTTCCGCGGCGGCATCATCATGGGGCTGGGCCTGGCGCTGATGGAGCAGACGCTGTTCGACGAGCGCACCGGCCGGATCATGAACCCCAGCCTGTCCGAGTACCACGTGCCCGTACACCTGGACGTCCCGGCGATCGAGGTCATGTGGACCGACATCGCGGACCCGCACGCACCGATGGGTGCCCGGGGGATCGGCGAGATCGGCATCACCGGCGTCGGCGCGGCTGTGGCCAACGCGGTGCACAACGCCACCGGCACCCGGGTCCGGGATCTGCCCATCACCCTGGACAAGGTGCTCTGA
- a CDS encoding PP2C family protein-serine/threonine phosphatase: MADEDVVRELLAAIPAGCTWLLPVTGPGDAVVDFRIAATSDQIHDIYGRGTQRLGGRLRELYPSMVGGPLWQLYLEVLRTGTTGTLDEFRFEESRPGVVAESRFEISVHRVLGGLLVWWHRIDEHRRRLERTELLGNLGWAEYELSTGRSQWSPGMYRIFQRDPADGPLPGTEQATVVLPEDRGIAETAWQTLYAGAPSDVTVRCRIGARVKHLRILSDLARDAAGQVVKVYAVAQDVTARIATRGTIERLSDEVRVRELSALAEHRLARQMQELIQPVPTGPFPLAGLQAMVSYLPAESPLQMGGDWYHAESLPDGRVALAVGDVAGHGMAAASGMAHLRFALTAWLSVGIRDPGLLLHHLNRLCGQLGSTATAVIGIYEPAIRLLRWARAGHMAPLLGRAGRDVDLGLPPGLLLGAEDDTRFAVADARLQPGDIVVLYTDGLVERRGDLARRGAEVLAHLRAVTAAPGGDPLPRLHRLLYAPNPDDDTCTVTVRVAASCGDQDRCRPG; this comes from the coding sequence GTGGCCGACGAGGATGTGGTCCGGGAGCTGCTCGCCGCGATTCCCGCGGGCTGCACGTGGCTGCTGCCGGTCACCGGGCCGGGCGACGCGGTCGTCGACTTCCGGATCGCCGCCACCAGCGACCAGATCCATGACATCTACGGCCGGGGCACCCAGCGGCTCGGCGGTCGCCTGCGCGAGCTGTACCCGTCGATGGTCGGCGGTCCGCTGTGGCAGCTCTACCTGGAGGTGCTGCGCACCGGCACGACCGGGACGCTGGACGAGTTCCGGTTCGAGGAGTCGCGTCCCGGGGTGGTCGCCGAGTCCCGCTTCGAGATCAGCGTGCACCGGGTGCTGGGCGGTCTGCTGGTCTGGTGGCATCGCATCGACGAGCACCGCCGCCGGTTGGAGCGCACCGAGCTGCTGGGCAACCTCGGCTGGGCCGAGTACGAGCTGAGCACCGGCCGCTCCCAGTGGTCACCGGGGATGTACCGGATCTTCCAGCGCGATCCCGCCGACGGCCCGCTGCCCGGCACCGAACAGGCCACCGTCGTGCTGCCCGAGGACCGCGGCATCGCCGAGACCGCCTGGCAGACCCTGTACGCCGGGGCCCCCTCCGACGTCACCGTACGGTGCCGGATCGGCGCGCGGGTCAAGCACCTGCGCATCCTGTCCGACCTGGCCCGGGACGCGGCGGGCCAGGTCGTCAAGGTCTATGCCGTGGCGCAGGACGTCACCGCCCGCATCGCCACCCGCGGCACCATCGAACGGCTCAGCGACGAGGTGCGGGTGCGGGAGCTGAGCGCGCTCGCCGAGCACCGGCTGGCCCGGCAGATGCAGGAGCTGATCCAGCCGGTGCCGACCGGCCCGTTCCCGCTGGCCGGGCTGCAGGCGATGGTCAGCTACCTGCCCGCGGAGAGCCCGCTGCAGATGGGCGGCGACTGGTACCACGCGGAGAGCCTGCCGGACGGCCGGGTCGCCCTTGCGGTCGGCGACGTCGCCGGGCACGGCATGGCCGCCGCGAGCGGCATGGCCCACCTGCGGTTCGCCCTGACCGCCTGGCTGTCGGTCGGTATCCGCGACCCCGGCCTGCTGCTGCACCATCTCAACCGGCTGTGCGGGCAGCTCGGCAGCACCGCGACCGCGGTGATCGGCATCTACGAACCGGCCATCCGCCTGCTGCGCTGGGCCCGGGCCGGGCACATGGCCCCGCTGCTCGGCCGGGCGGGCCGCGACGTCGACCTCGGTCTGCCACCCGGGCTGCTCCTGGGAGCCGAGGACGACACCCGCTTCGCGGTCGCCGATGCCCGGCTGCAGCCCGGCGACATCGTCGTGCTCTACACCGACGGGCTGGTGGAACGCCGCGGTGACCTGGCCCGGCGGGGTGCGGAGGTGCTCGCCCACCTGCGTGCGGTCACCGCTGCGCCGGGCGGGGACCCGCTGCCCCGCCTGCACCGGCTGCTGTACGCGCCCAACCCCGACGACGACACCTGCACGGTGACCGTACGGGTCGCGGCCAGTTGTGGTGACCAGGACCGTTGTCGGCCCGGCTGA
- a CDS encoding ATP-binding protein, producing MSEQPDDAAGLSYATPSDLRTVRAFVAEQARALGLAATRVELLIVAVSELATNTLQHTSGGGRIRIWADHGQLICDVVDGGGPRPFGRAMPPAGSTRGRGLPIVERICDSVHTVAVPGGTLVRLCLNLQP from the coding sequence GTGTCTGAGCAGCCCGACGACGCCGCCGGCCTGAGCTACGCCACCCCGTCCGACCTGCGTACGGTGCGGGCCTTCGTGGCCGAGCAAGCGCGGGCGCTGGGCCTGGCCGCGACCCGCGTCGAGCTGCTCATCGTCGCGGTCAGCGAGCTGGCCACCAACACCCTGCAGCACACCAGCGGCGGCGGGCGGATCCGGATCTGGGCCGACCACGGCCAGTTGATCTGCGACGTCGTGGACGGTGGTGGGCCGCGCCCGTTCGGCCGCGCGATGCCGCCGGCCGGGTCGACACGCGGGCGGGGCCTGCCCATCGTCGAACGCATCTGCGACTCGGTGCACACCGTCGCGGTGCCGGGCGGCACCCTGGTGCGGCTCTGCCTCAACCTCCAGCCGTAG
- a CDS encoding STAS domain-containing protein, with protein MASFEARTAAGQDRTTVLLSGDCDLSARDQLTAALLGAVSRSTSVYVDVSGVTFFDSTGVHALVAAHHAAQRRDGHLYVVNAGGPVAAVLELTGLDALLQAPAERHGV; from the coding sequence ATGGCGAGCTTCGAAGCGCGGACGGCTGCCGGGCAGGACCGGACCACGGTGCTGCTGTCCGGCGATTGCGATTTGTCCGCACGTGATCAGCTGACCGCAGCCTTGCTGGGCGCGGTGAGCCGATCCACGTCGGTGTACGTCGATGTGTCGGGAGTCACCTTCTTCGACTCCACCGGGGTGCATGCCCTGGTCGCGGCGCATCACGCGGCGCAGCGGCGGGACGGTCACCTCTATGTGGTCAATGCCGGCGGCCCGGTCGCCGCGGTGCTGGAGCTGACCGGGCTGGACGCGCTGCTGCAGGCCCCGGCGGAGCGTCACGGTGTCTGA